From Gopherus evgoodei ecotype Sinaloan lineage chromosome 15, rGopEvg1_v1.p, whole genome shotgun sequence, one genomic window encodes:
- the CACNG4 gene encoding voltage-dependent calcium channel gamma-4 subunit isoform X2: MLTTISWLTVILQSPRIYKGHCFRINHFPEDNDYDHDSSEYLLRIVRASSVFPILSTILLLLGGLCVGAGRIYNSKNNIILSAGILFVAAGLSNIIGIIVYISSNAGDPSDKRDEDKKNHYNYGWSFYFGALSFIVAETIGVLAVNIYIEKNKELRFKTKREFLKTSSSSPYARMPSYRYRRRRSRSSSRSTEPSPSRDISPVGMKIASSIPMNEISMYTLSREPLKITTAASYNADQEASFLQVHNFLQKEFKEGLHINMVNRRTTPV; encoded by the exons ATGCTCACCACAATTTCCTGGCTGACGGTTATTCTACAGTCGCCAC GAATCTACAAAGGACATTGCTTCCGAATCAACCACTTCCCTGAGGACAATGACTATGACCATGACAGCTCAGAATATCTTCTCC GTATTGTCCGTGCCTCCAGTGTATTCCCCATCCTGAGCACAATATTGCTATTACTGGGAGGACTCTGTGTCGGAGCAGGAAGGATTTACAACAGCAAAAACAACATTATCCTCAGTGCTGGGATTCTGTTTGTTGCAGCAG GACTAAGTAATATCATAGGGATCATTGTCTATATATCCAGCAATGCAGGTGACCCAAGTGACAAGAGAGATGAGGACAAAAAGAACCATTACAACTACGGCTGGTCTTTTTACTTTGGAGCTTTGTCTTTTATTGTGGCTGAAACCATAGGAGTACTGGCAGTGAACATTTACATTGAGAAAAACAAAGAGTTGAGATTTAAAACCAAGAGGGAATTCCTTAagacttcttcctcttccccttatGCCAGGATGCCAAGCTATAGGTACAGGAGGAGGAGATCCAGATCAAGTTCTCGATCTACAGAGCCTTCTCCGTCTAGGGACATTTCTCCAGTTGGCATGAAGATTGCCAGTTCCATCCCTATGAATGAAATTTCCATGTACACTCTGTCCAGAGAGCCCTTGAAGATTACAACTGCAGCCAGTTACAATGCGGACCAAGAAGCCAGCTTTCTGCAAGTCCACAACTTTCTTCAGAAGGAATTTAAAGAAGGACTCCACATCAATATGGTTAACAGGAGAACAACACCTGTCTGA